From Scatophagus argus isolate fScaArg1 chromosome 2, fScaArg1.pri, whole genome shotgun sequence:
ggtgggtcctgactgtgtaaacacatttgtgtctgacaactacaggaatatgtgtccacacacacacacacatcacacgtACACCAGATGATCAAACACACCATACAGTCTTTCTCATactgtgtgaagcagctgaCCTCACTAACAGTTTACCTCCTGGACTGATGTTTATTATCACAACCCGCTGGTTAGCTCAGCGAGTGGGTGGTTGACAACCACAACTGGCAGAAAAATATCATGTGAATCTTCTGTGCGTTAAGTCACTGAGAGAAAAGGCTGTCATCACGTCGCTGTGACTTTACTTTATCCCTCTCCATTTCTACTCTCCTCATTTGTTGCCGCTGACTTTGAAAGCACCTGTGTGACTTCCTTTCTGACTCccactctctttgtcttttatccagatgtgtgtgtatgaccaGGAGAACTTCCAGGGTCGCTGTATTGAGATCAATGGcgagtgtatgaatgtgtgtgacatGGGAATGGACAGGGTACGGTCCCTGCGTGTTGACTGTGGACCGTAAGTAACCCGTGCATGTGCAGCTGCACGCACAAACCCACCCACTGATGCAAGCGCACATAATGTACCCAGCACCCACACTCCTCTGAGCACAGAGCAGAATATTTCACGGTTGCACCCCACCATTAAGTGACATTTCACACTTCACATTTTAGGTATCTGGCGGATGCTTTTATCCCGAGTGATTTGCATAGAGTGGAGTAGTAGACTGAACTTCAGTGCCCAAACTAATAACATAATGCAATGATCACGTAACAATGTGGAGCAGAAAAAgttgagaaaaaaacaattaaaaaacggggagaaagttttttttgttttttttagataagacagaagacaggagaACATATTAGTCCTCAAAGTATGTCCATTTTACAGCACCTAAAGGGGACATGATAAAACAAAATCGAAGCAGCAGAGTCTGGTTTATCCTGACTtaccctgatgatgtcatctggGTTGTTTGTCCGAACTTTACAAAGCTCACACAGCAGTTTTCGGAGGCTGAGTGATGTTATTTGTGATGTCTAAACTGACcttcatgtgtaaaatgaaGTGGAGTGCTCATTTAAAAGACTCATCGCCTTCCTCCCCTCGTCCTTGTGACTTTCCTCAGCTTTGTGGGCTTTGAGCAGATGAACTTCTGTGGTGAGACGTTCATCCTGGAGAAGGGCGAGTACCCCCGCTGGGACTCCTGGAGCAACTGCCAGAAGAACGACTACCTGCTATCCTTCAGGCCCGTCCGCATGGTAAACCCCCTGTCAACAAATGACTTTCCTGCTGAAAGCTGATATCCATGCACATACTTTGCACTACTTTCCTTAATCTTCCATCTGTTTCCCTGTCATGTTCTAGGACCCTGAGAAGCACAAGATCTGCTTGTATGAGGTCGGAGAGTTCAAGGGTCGTAAGATGGAGATTATGGACGACGATGTCCCCAGCCTGTTTTCCTACGGTTTCACCGATAGAGTGGGCAGCATCATGGTCAGCTGTGGAACGTGAGTATTGTGTTAGCACAGtcacagacattttcttgtCAGTTAGTGTTTTATAGGAAATAAGACTTGTTCGCCCTCTTGCCAGGACTTGGAGGAGAAGACTGCTAGCACATTGATGCCTTTAGGCTAAACTGAGCCAAGAGCCTCATACTTGCAAACTAAAGTATGAGCCAAGAGCCTCATACTTTAGTTTGCAACACAAAGTCAGAGAACAGATGAACGTCAGCAGCTCAGTATCAGTGTCAGAGCTGCGTCAGGCAGCAGACACTGAAATGCTGAGAGTGCTTCATTTGTCCTTCTCCCCGCTGCCTGAAACAAACAGTTGAGATGTACACTGTAATGTGGTTTGGCACCTCACAGGTTGACAAACGTATTGATGTCTTTGTTTGATGTTGATTCTCCCTGATTTGTCCACAACTGTGTTTCTAGCTTCTTTCCCTGACATTTTACTTGACTATTCTTTATCTTTCAGcctcctgttttctttcctttagtctgttttctctgattttctctgtCCAATCATACACATTTGTCTGTCTACTTTATATATTCCTGAAACTTTCCAAGCCATCCCCTACTTAGAAAATATAAattctccttcctccccctcttctctccccctcatCTCTCCACAGTTGGGTTGGTTACCAGTTCCCCGGCTATCGTGGCAGCCAGTACCTGCTTGAGAAGGGCGAATACAGGCATTTCAATGAGTTTGGAGCTCGCTGCCCCCAGATGCAGTCCATTAGGCGTATCCGTGACATGCAGTGGCACCCACACGGCTGCTACACCATGTCCTCCAAGTGAAACCCAGCAAGGGCGAGGAAGAGAGGGATcggaggagagatggaggcgGAGGGCGGGcacagagatggaggtggaggagggagggcaaaaaaagagaggaggagggagaacgTGTAATATTTTCTCCTCTGTCCCAAAGTCTCTTCAATACAGTAGGTTGTTATTTTTAGTTGTTGGAACATTGTAATCTGGCGACCAATATGAAGTTATTCAAAGGTAAAGAGGAGATAATTGCACAGACCATCAAGGCTATATCtaataataaacaaattttgttctctctctcgcactgtctctgtctgtcagctcccttctcccctctttcctctctctctcctcccctccctccctctctccccctcaaACTTCTCTTCCACATCACACCAACGTCAGCCCTCACTCAGCCCATTAGAGGCTGACTGACCAGGGTACCagtgtggatttgtgtgtgtttgtgtgttggaggaactgagacagaaaaaaagccaGAAGAAGAGAAGTGTTGGTGAATTCTCTGTGCTCAGATCCTGCAGCCACATCAGCCCTAAACAACAATAAAGTATCTCACATCCTGCTCCACTTGAAATGATGTCTTATTTAACAGATGTGGTTGTGATATATCTGTCCCAAATGCATGGATGGATTAAGAGACAATGGGCCCCCGGGGCACAGACACATAAAAGGCCCCTTGTTACCTATAATAACAGCACCTGCCCCCCTGTGCCACTGTGGccattatgcattttttgtagtattatttttgcatgttatCTTAACTCTAATtagtgctgctgaaaacagatcCTGAACTTAAAGCTTCAACaatcaatgtttttattttgtttgtttgtttgtttgtttttgtgttacaattgttgctcacagtgacaaaccCAAAGAGAACTGTCACACAACTCTGTAGGTCCCCTTAGCTCTGTAGAGCTTTTTGGCATCACAGTTCTTTTCTCATCTGCTTCCAGCTGTAGAAGTGAGCGTACGTAGAGTGAACATAGCCTAGAGAAACATTTGGCAGCTAAAGAGCTATATATGTCCCCCGATGGTTGGTGGGGTGCAACATCAGAGctaaaagaaagtgaaaactggACTTAAATTCATCACAAACATGAGTCCTGATGAATGACAGATTTTACACATGAACAACTGTTTACAGATGATGGGGAGTACTACTGCATATGTGAAAAACGTTGCACAAAGCATTTTGTGGCTCTAGAGGGAGATGTGAGGGTTGGTAGATTACCTCACATGCTGCTACTGAAGTCAGCATCAGTTAGGactgaagaaaaataaccatacatatatataaaaatataccaggtggaaagaaatgagaaagaaatgagCTTATCTGACCCCTGTAGCTTGCTCCTAAGCTCTGCTTGAAGTAAGCAAATTGTCAAAACTTAATAGCAAAATATAATGCGCCAAGATCTCGTCAGCTATTAAATTGCATTTTAGGTAATGCAGTCATAAGACACTGACAAGAGAGAAGAATATCTGTAATAAAGAGAGACTATATTAAGTATTTTATTCATGCCGACTGAAAAGAAGATGTCAAAGCTGAGCCACACTGCCACTCTTCTACATACAGATAATTTCtcaaagaaaatatcaaatataaaaatgtggaaacaaatCTTTGTCTCAAACAATAAAATCCTGGTTACTAAGCAAAAAGTTTTCACCATATCATGGTAGCTTTCATTCTGGGTGGCACCAGCACACTCTGGCCTAGCCCAGAGAAACATTCCGTAGATGAATGTGAAAGCATCCTTACTGTCAAACTGCACGTACACCATTCTGCACTCTTGCACTGTTGGTTtgacaaaagaagcaacatgAAGATACTCCTTAGAACTCTGGGAAATTATGATGAGCATTtc
This genomic window contains:
- the crybb1l2 gene encoding crystallin, beta B1, like 2, which gives rise to MSGEKSKSASQTDGKAQNKMSEMGMMSYKMCVYDQENFQGRCIEINGECMNVCDMGMDRVRSLRVDCGPFVGFEQMNFCGETFILEKGEYPRWDSWSNCQKNDYLLSFRPVRMDPEKHKICLYEVGEFKGRKMEIMDDDVPSLFSYGFTDRVGSIMVSCGTWVGYQFPGYRGSQYLLEKGEYRHFNEFGARCPQMQSIRRIRDMQWHPHGCYTMSSK